A single Lactuca sativa cultivar Salinas chromosome 8, Lsat_Salinas_v11, whole genome shotgun sequence DNA region contains:
- the LOC111884076 gene encoding UPF0481 protein At3g47200: MENRDMDIIIDTFKLVVNSVKEQKDTNNFSRTINMVPSGFRDLSPSSFDPRVVSIGPLHRHDEALQLFEDQKATYVDSLLQRVPSPPEQTLKECLLKVVASIDMIRASYPRIEKAYSDTELSTMMVMDACFILEFILMISKSSDDQKQLLRGSPMIYDLVLVENQIPFLALNLIFDLTIAKSQLTTTLNELLLDLVQFFNIFETKLTVSDRTVDFHLDHILGFLETCYWPSLKYTPSEGLPGSAIHSTIELNRAGIIFTPYRDERWQMTMEYKSSKFPYFSWFWFKPSLRMPVLRIDNITELILRNLIAYERTSTYPSYMTSYAAAMDMLVDTQEDIAKLIESKVVLNHLGSNQKATSMIKSICAPNRLENFYYVDQCQELDEYYNRYWPKNIAVLKGTYFSSPWNTIALLAGIILFALTVVQTIYTVNAA, encoded by the coding sequence ATGGAAAACCGAGATATGGATATCATTATCGATACCTTCAAGCTTGTTGTAAATTCCGTGAAAGAACAAAAAGATACCAACAATTTTTCACGAACTATTAACATGGTTCCTAGTGGTTTCCGAGATCTTAGTCCGAGTTCTTTCGACCCTCGTGTGGTCTCTATTGGTCCTCTTCATAGACACGACGAAGCTCTACAACTATTTGAAGACCAAAAAGCGACTTACGTAGATTCTTTATTGCAGCGTGTTCCTTCCCCACCAGAACAAACGTTAAAAGAATGTTTGCTTAAGGTGGTTGCTTCAATAGACATGATAAGAGCATCTTATCCACGCATCGAGAAGGCCTACAGTGACACTGAGCTTTCCACAATGATGGTTATGGATGCTTGTTTCATACTCGAATTCATTCTCATGATTTCCAAATCCAGCGATGATCAAAAACAATTGTTGCGTGGCTCACCTATGATATATGACTTAGTGCTGGTAGAAAACCAGATCCCTTTCTTGGCTCTTAACCTCATCTTTGACCTCACCATTGCCAAATCTCAACTTACAACCACTCTTAATGAGCTTCTTCTTGATCTTGTACAATTTTTCAACATCTTTGAAACAAAATTAACAGTCAGTGATAGAACTGTAGATTTTCATCTTGATCATATTCTTGGATTTCTAGAAACATGTTACTGGCCATCACTGAAATATACTCCTTCAGAAGGACTACCTGGTTCAGCAATCCACTCAACTATAGAGCTGAATAGAGCAGGGATTATCTTTACTCCTTATCGAGATGAAAGATGGCAAATGACAATGGAGTATAAATCATCAAAGTTTCCCTATTTTTCTTGGTTTTGGTTTAAGCCTAGTCTTAGAATGCCAGTACTACGCATTGACAACATCACTGAGTTGATTTTAAGGAACCTCATTGCTTACGAACGAACATCTACCTATCCTAGTTATATGACTTCATATGCCGCAGCAATGGATATGTTAGTCGATACTCAAGAAGACATTGCTAAGTTGATAGAATCAAAAGTCGTTCTCAACCATTTAGGCTCAAACCAAAAGGCTACAAGTATGATTAAAAGCATATGTGCACCAAATCGTTTGGAAAACTTTTATTATGTTGATCAGTGCCAGGAGTTGGATGAATACTACAATAGATACTGGCCGAAAAACATTGCAGTATTGAAGGGTACATATTTTAGTAGTCCATGGAATACCATTGCTCTACTTGCTGGAATCATCCTCTTTGCTCTTACTGTGGTTCAAACTATCTATACTGTCAATGCAGCATAG